A stretch of Suncus etruscus isolate mSunEtr1 chromosome 9, mSunEtr1.pri.cur, whole genome shotgun sequence DNA encodes these proteins:
- the LOC126017778 gene encoding olfactory receptor 5AN1-like — MTGDNNITEITYFIFLGFSDFPQIITVLFIVFLLIYISTLTWNLCLIVLIRVDSHLHTPMYFFLSHLSFLDICYVTSTAPKMLSGFFQKQSTITFVGCAIQYFVFSTMGLSESCLMTAMAYDRYTAISNPLLYSSIMSPTLCSQMVLGSYLAGLSGSVSQLCAMLQLHFCGPNIINHFFCDMPQLLLLSCTDTFFIQLMLSILIMFFGITNVVLIMISYIYIVLSILKITSTKGRVKAFNTCASHLTAVTLFYTSSVFVYLSSSTGSSSAFDRFASVFYTVVIPMLNPLIYSLRNREIKDAMKKFPKRRYC, encoded by the coding sequence ATGACAGGGGACAACAATATTACAGAAATTACCTATTTCATCTTCTTGGGATTCTCAGATTTCCCTCAAATTATAACAGTTCTCTTCATTGTGTTTCTACTGATCTATATTTCTACTCTGACCTGGAACCTGTGCCTTATAGTGCTAATAAGGGTGGACTCCCACCTCCACACACCCATGTACTTTTTTCTTAGTCATCTATCCTTCTTAGATATCTGCTATGTAACCTCTACAGCTCCCAAGATGCTCTCAGGATTCTTCCAAAAGCAGTCAACCATCACCTTTGTGGGTTGTGCTATTCAGTACTTTGTATTTTCAACCATGGGATTGAGTGAATCTTGCCTAATGACGGCCATGGCTTATGACCGCTACACTGCCATTAGTAACCCACTTCTCTATTCATCAATCATGTCACCTACCTTATGTAGTCAGATGGTATTGGGATCCTATCTGGCTGGACTCTCAGGTTCAGTATCTCAATTGTGTGCCATGCTTCAACTCCACTTCTGTGGTCCCAATATCATCAATCACTTTTTCTGTGACATGCCCCAATTGTTACTCTTGTCCTGCACTGATACCTTCTTTATACAGCTCATGTTGTCCATATTAATAATGTTTTTTGGGATAACAAATGTTGTACTTATCATGATATCTTATATCTATATTGTCCTCTCCATCTTAAAAATCACTTCCACTAAAGGCAGAGTCAAAGCTTTCAATACATGTGCATCTCACCTGACAGCTGTCACCCTCTTCTACACCTCAAGTGTCTTTGTATACTTAAGCTCCAGCACTGGCAGTTCCTCAGCCTTTGACAGGTTTGCATCAGTCTTCTATACTGTGGTGATCCCTATGTTGAATCCTTTAATTTACAGCTTGAGgaacagagaaataaaagatgCCATGAAGAAGTTTCCAAAGAGAAGGTATTGTTGA